In Planctobacterium marinum, the DNA window TTGGCGCTACCGAATAAAACATCCCAGAAGAAAAGTAAATTGCCATAATTGCCTTTGTAATGGGTGACACCGTCTTCCATGTGTTTACCATGATGGGCGCTGTGGGTGGAAGGTGTAGAAATAAGTCTTTCCAGAATCCACATTAGCGGTGCCAGCCAGGATACTTTATATAATGCTTTGTCCCAACGAATATCGCTATGAGCAGCAAAAATAACGGTCATTTTCAGAACCACGTAGACGGCATACACCCACCCTGCCCCTAAATAGATAAGCACACCGGAAAACCAGATCCCCGGCATCAAAAAGTAGTAAAAGAGATTATTCCGATAAACAATCCTGATGGACATATAACTAGCCTCGTGGTGAGGTCTATGCAAGTTGTATAACAGAGGTACATTGTGGGCTAATCGATGCCACCAATATTGTGTCATATCATCAAAAAGCAGAAATAATAAGAATAAAAACCAAAAGGGATA includes these proteins:
- a CDS encoding sterol desaturase family protein, translating into MSFILLEIMFSQFFKKPRQSPKDAIVEVISTSTLVLLTQPLVLFLSFTAALYAFPEWQDVLRDYPFWFLFLLFLLFDDMTQYWWHRLAHNVPLLYNLHRPHHEASYMSIRIVYRNNLFYYFLMPGIWFSGVLIYLGAGWVYAVYVVLKMTVIFAAHSDIRWDKALYKVSWLAPLMWILERLISTPSTHSAHHGKHMEDGVTHYKGNYGNLLFFWDVLFGSAKITRRYPAEYGVENMSDTSAAEQLLWPVVRDRKK